AGCTTGAGGTGGTCAGCTCCCTCCGCGATGCGATCGGCGACGAACTGCTTGGCATCCGCCGGACCGGTGACGTACGGGATCGGTGGGAACGCGATCGTCGGGTGACCGCCTGGAACGGTCGCGCCGATGCTGGACGTGAAGAACGACGAGCGCGGAGTCTCCTGTTCGATCACCTCGGGCATGCAGAACTGGTCGAACTGCGTGGTCACACCGAAGGTCGCCGCGAGCTGCGTACAGCCAGGGATGAGGTGAACATGCGAATCGATCAGTCCGGGCAGCAGGGTGGTTCCGGAGCCGTCGATCACCGTGTCGCCCGGTTGGACGAGGTCCGGCCCGCCAACAGCAGCGATGCGACCGTCCGCGACCCGTAGACAGCCCTGTGGGAGTACGGCGCCTCGGTCGATCAGCTGGGTGTGCAGGATGGTGAATGACATGCCGTGGACGCTAGGGGGTGACGTAACGTCATACTCCAACCCGTTTACGGAGGTGCAGTGGAGCGTACGGTCAGTGAGGTGGCCAAGCTGGCCGGTGTCTCGGTACGGACACTGCGTCACTACGACGCCATCGGACTGCTACCGCCGGGCCGCGTAGCGACGAACGGCTACCGGTACTATGGCCGGTCGGAGCTGCTCCGGCTGCAGCGGATTCTGCTACTCCGGGAGCTTGACGTACCGCTGCCCGCGATCTCCCGCATCCTGGACGAGCAGGAGGATGAGGTCACCGCACTGCGCGGACACCGCGAGCAGTTGTTGGCGGAGCGCAAACGGCTGGACACCATGCTCGGGTCGGTCGAACGGACGATCGCGGGTGTATCCGGTGACGAGACGGTGACCGATGCGGAGTTCTTCACCGGACTGACCGAGGCGCGGTCCCGGCTGCATACCGAACTGGCTGAGCGGTTCGGCGCGGAGGTTGTCGAAGGGTTCGAGCGAGCCGTACGGGAGACCGACGGCTGGACGCGGGAGGACTACGAGCAGCTGGGCGACGAGGGCCGTCGGCTGCTACTGCGGATGGCCGCGGCCCGGGACCGCGGCGTACGGCCGGATTCACCCGAAGGACTCGAGCTGATCGAGCTGCATTACCAGGGCGTACTCGAGCTGTGGCCCGCGACGCCGACGACGTACTACGCGCTCGGTGATCTCCTGGTCGAGAACGCGGATCAGCGCGCCATCATCGAGACCGTGGACAAGGATCTGCCCGAGTGGCTCGCGGCGGGAGTGCGGGCGTACGCGGTGCGACGGCTCGGGTATGCCCAAAACGACAAGAAAACTGTCCGTGGGGGCGTCTAGTCTCAGGCAGGTGAGTGAGCAGCGGGAATCCTTGGTTCATGTCCGCGGCCTGCGGAAGTCGTACGGCGACTTCGAGGCGGTCCGTGGGATCGACCTGGACGTGTGGCGGGGTGAGGCGTTCGGGTTCCTCGGCCCGAACGGCGCGGGCAAGTCGTCGACGATGCGGATGATCGGCGCGGTCTCCCCGACCAGCGGCGGGACGCTCCGGATTCTCGGCCTGGACCCGGCCACCGACGGGCCGGCGATCCGCGGCCGGCTCGGCGTCTGCCCGCAGGAGGACACCCTCGACACCGAGCTCACCGTCCGGGAGAACCTGACCATCTACGGGCGGTACTTCGGGCTCAGCCGGGCCGAGTGCCGCAACCGCGCGGACGAGTTGCTGGAGTTCGTCGCGCTCACCGAGAAGGCGAAGGTGAAGGTCGACGAGCTGTCCGGCGGGATGAAGCGGCGGTTGACGATCGCGCGGTCGCTGGTCAGCAAGCCCGACCTGCTGCTGCTCGACGAGCCGACCACGGGGCTGGACCCGCAGGCGAGGCACCTGTTGTGGGACAAGCTGTTCCGGCTCAAACAGGCCGGTGTCACGCTGATCATCACCACGCACTACATGGACGAGGCCGAGCAGTTGTGCGACCGGCTGGTGGTGATGGACGGCGGACTGATCGCGGCCGAGGGTTCGCCGGCCGAGCTGATCCGCGACTACTCGACCCGCGAGGTCACCGAGCTGCGCTTCGGGCCGGACGTGATGCTCGCCGACCACGACGCCCTGGCCGGCAAGGTGGAGGATCTCGCGCAACGGATCGAAGTCCTGCCGGACCGCCTCCTGCTCTACACCGACGACGGAGAGCGTGCCGTCGCCGCCGTCCACGAGCGCGGCCTGCAACCGGCTGCGGTCCTGGTCCGTCGTTCCACCTTGGAGGACGTGTTCCTCCGCCTGACCGGCCGGACGCTGGTGGACTGACATGGCGATTGCTCTGGAGAACGGTCGCCGGATGTTCGACTACTGGCTGACCGTCTACAAGCGGACCTGGAAGGGCAGCCTGATCAGCAGCTTCCTGCTGCCGATGCTGTACCTGGCCGCGATGGGGATCGGGCTCGGCTCGTTCGTGGACAGCAACGGGACCGGCGCGCTGGGCGGCGTCAGCTACCTGCAGTTCATCGCGCCGGGGTTGCTCGCCTCGACCGCGTTGCAGATCGCGGTCGGCGAGGCGACGTACCCGGTGATGAGCGGCCTGAAGTGGCAGAAGTTCTACCACTCGATGATCGCGACCCCGCTGCGGCCGGCGGATGTGGTGTACGGGCAGCTGGCGTTCATCGCGTTCCGGGTGTTCAGCTCGTGCACGGTGTTCCTGGTGATCATCGCGTTGTTCGGTGGGCTCAAGTCACCGCTCGGCGTGCTCGGCCTGCCGATCGCGTTGCTGGTCGGTCTGGCGGTCGCCGCGCCGATCGCCGCGTACGCGACCACGCTGGAGAACGACTCCGGTTTCGCGATCGTGTTCCGGTTCGGCGTGGTGCCGGCGTTCCTGTTCTCCGGGGCGTTCTTCCCGGTGTCACAACTGCCGGACTGGATCGAGTGGCTGGCGTACGTGAGCCCGCTGTGGCACGCGGTCGACCTGGCCCGCCACCTGAGCCTCGGCACGGTGAACCCGTGGCTGGCGCTCGTCAACATCGTCTACTTGCTGGCCTGGCTGGTGGCCGGCACCTGGCTGGCCGTTCGCGGCTTCACACGAAAGCTGATCGGCTGATGGCGACCATTGCGGCCCGGGTGCTGCCTGTTCCGGTTCGGCTCGGCGGGGGCCGGCATATCGTCGAGCGGAACTTCCTGCTGTACCGGCGGTCCTGGGTGGTGTTCCTGTCCGGGTTCTTCGAGCCGGTGTTCTACCTGTTGTCGATCGGGATCGGCGTCGCGCATCTCGTCGGCGACTTCACCCTGTCCGACGGGACCAGGATCGCGTACGCGGCGTTCGTCGCGCCGGCCATGCTGGCGAGTTCGGCCATGAACGGGGCGATCTTCGACTCGACGTACAACATCTTCTTCCGGATGAAGTACGCCAAGCTGTACGACTCGATGCTGGCGACGCCGCTGCGGCCGTGGGACGTGGCGACCGGTGAGGTGACCTGGGCGCTGCTGCGCGGAGCCATCTACTCGGCGATGTTCGTCGTGGTGATGCTCCTCATGGGCCTGGTGAAGTCGTGGTGGGCGCTGCTCGCGCTGCCCGCCTCGGTGCTGATCGGGTTCGCGTTCGCCGGCGCGGGGATGGCGCTGACCACGTTCATGCGCAGTTGGCAGGACTTCGAGTTCGTTCAACTGGCGATCATGCCGATGTTCCTGTTCTCGGCGACCTTCTACCCGGTCGAGACATACCCCGGGGTGATCCGTTGGCTGGTCGAGATCACCCCGTTGTACCAGGGTGTCGTGCTGGAGCGGGCCTTCACCACCGGCAACGTCGGCTGGTTCCTGCTCGTACACGCCGGCTACCTGGCCGCGATGGGTGCCTTCGGCATGTACGTCGCGTCGCGCCGCCTGGGCAAGCTCTTGCTGAAGTGACTCACCGGTCGAGTACTCCGGCCAATGCGAACAAGTCAGCGAGGGTGAAGTGGTTCGGCGTCGCGCTCGGGAGAGTGGGGCGCCAGTCCGCGGGCGCAGCATGGCTGGGGTCGGCCAGCGGGCCAAGCATGGTTTCCGCGAGCAAGCGGCTGCCCAGTGGACCAAGTGTGGCTCCGGCTGTCACCACCTCGGCTTCGGCGAGTAGGTAGTACCAGAGCGGCGTGGAGCGATCCAGACCGTACGGCTGCAGCTCAGCGAGGTCAGCGGCTGCCAGGACTGGTATGCCCAGAGCTGTGGCAATGGCCTGACCGGATGGGATCTGCCAAGTGAGGTGCCGAAGCAGATCGCGCTGTGGCAGTGAAACCGGTAGGTCACCTGCTGGATTGGCGTGGCGTGGCAGCCGGAACAGCGGAGTACACACCGAACGCCGTATCGGCCGCGCATTGGTTGCGAGCAGCTCGCGCCAGTCGACGTACCGGTCTGGGCCAGGGCAGCCACCGCGCAGGTCGGGATTGTCCGGGCTGAACAGATAGGCGGTCAGCTTGTTGTTCACCTGGTACGCCGGCCGCAGCTGCGCATGCCCGAACCGCAGTGCGATCTGCAGCTCAACAGGCAGCCCGGTACCAGGCAGCCCGGTACCAGGCAGCCCAGTACCAGGCGGTGCGAGCCCAGTGGCGCGCTCGCACGTGCCCGGCTCGACCAGACCGGCCAGGTACTCGTGGCGGATGATCCACTGGTAGTGCCAAACGACCTCACGACGGTACGCGGCGAAGCTGGTCACTCCGGAGGCCCGTAGCCGTTCGACCACGTGGTTGTGGAAGCGCAGGAACGCGGCATGCAGCGCACTGAGCATCAGCGTGTCGTCGTTGCGCAGGTCGAATGTCATGGTGGTGCCGTCCGGTGCGCGCGGTACGTCCTCGTACTGGCCGTTGGACCCGACTATGAGCAGTGCCGGGTCCTTCGGGTCGAAGTGAAGTGCTGGCGGTCCGGCGGCGTACACGGAGTCGAGGTCCAGCCAGGGCGTGCGGTGGTTGGTGGTCAAGAACGGATCGGCCGGACGGGCCAACCGCGTTCGCGGATCGAGCGACAGGTCATGACTGACGAACTGCCCGAAGAACGCACTCACCGTGTCCTGTGCTCCACCACCCGGTTCAGCCGCGAGTAGGCCGGGGTCCATGGTGAGGTCGTCGCGCGCGTCGAGCGGACCGTTCGCACGACCTAGCTCGAGCAGCGCCGCGACGACCTCCGGGGCGTGTTCGGCGAACGGCGGCAGTGCGAACGCGCGGCTGTAACTAGTTGCAGTACCCATCGCAGTGGAAGCTCCACCCGCCACCACAGCCGTACGAGGTCCGGGTGCAGTTGTACTTCCGGAACGCGCAGAAGTCGCCACACCAGTCGTCCCAGGTCGAACACGCACAACTGTCAGCCGGTGCCATCCCGGCGTTCTCAACCGGTCCGAGTGTGCCGAACAGCGCCTGCGCGTCCTCACGCCGGTACGCCGACCGCACCAACTCGTCGAACCGTTCCCGCGTTCCGAACTCCGCCCCGGAGTGCTCGAACCCACGCCGTACGAACGCCTCGAACTCATCCAGTACAGCGGCCTGCTTGCCGACCAGTGCCGGTCCAGTGGCGCGGTGCCGACGTAGCTGCTCCAGCCAGAGCTCCTGCCGCACCGGCAACGACAGCTGGGTGAACACGGCCCTCCGGTACGCCATCGGCAGCCGCGTGATCTCGTCGTACGTCTGCGGCAGTCTGCCCTGGCGTGCATCCACCCAGGCCTGTACGTCGCTGGTCGTACCGGTGGCGAATGCGGGCAGCTTGCCGGTAAGCACGATCCCTGCTGCCACACCGGCGCCCAGGCCAAGGCGGAGGAACTGCTTGCGGTCCAGCTGAGCGCGGGGCTTCGATGCCTCCGGCACAGACCTCCAGAAGCGTTTGGCGTCGCGACCACGCTGCCCGACGCCGCGTACGCCTCACAACCGTTTCGAGCCTCACCGAATGCCTCGCCGAATGCCTCGCCGAGCAACGCGGCGGAACCCCGGACGCGGCGGCGGCGTCTGCTGGAACATGACGTTCGAGGCAGACCTGCGCGGGCCGAAAGTCCCATTGCCAGGTGGACCAACGCGATGGATCGGGGACTCGTTCCGGCTGCTGACGGAGTACTTCGGCACCGAGGCGTTGCGCCGGCCTGCCGTCGTACCGGAGGAATTCGTACCGGCCGGGTACGACGGGTCGGACGCGGCCGCGCGGGAGCTGTGTGTACGGGTGTGCGAGCGGATGGGCGTCCAGCCTGAGCAGGTGCACTTCAGCTTCCGGCTGGAGAAGGTGACCGAGGCGGCCGAACTGCTCGGGTCGGTGATGCTCGACGACTACCTCGACCCGGATCATCCGCTGTCGAAGGACGCGGCACCCGGCGACCGGGCCGCGGTTCGTACGCACTCCAACCGGCTTGGTATTGCTTCGTTCGAGCAGGTCGACCGGATCATCCAGGCTGAGCTGACGAGTGGCCAGGGCGATGACGGCGAGCAGTTGTTGCCGTTTCTGGTCCGGCGGCTGGGTGCGGCCGAGTTCGGCGCCGAGCTCGTCCATTGCCTGCTGGCCGCGGCTGCCTCCGACCAGGGCGCCGGCCGCACCACGTACGCGCCGCCTGTCGTACGCCCCGGGCCGGCACTCGGACGCTGGGTGGATCTGGCCGCCGACTGCCCCGGCGTCGACCCGATCCCCGGTCACTGCGCCGTCCTGCTCCGATCCGACATCCTCGCCGACCCGCTGAAACTGCTGGCGGCCGTCTCCCACGAGCTCAGCCACGAGCTCCTGTCCCGCCCGGCGCCGCCCTGGGCCACCGGCCCACTCGAAGAGCCGTTGACCGATCTGTGCGCGCTGTTCCACGGGTTCGGCATCGTCCTGGTCAACGCCGCGGTGGACGAGACGACACTGGACGGCGAATGGGTACACACCTCCGGGTACCTCGGCGAGAACGCGGTCGCGGAAGCACTCGCCCTGTACCGCTTCGAACAACACCGCCTGCGCCACGACGGCCGGCTCGTCCCGGACTGGCACCAGGCCCTCGACCCCGTACCGCGCGCCCGTTTCGTGTCCCGCCTCGACGAGCTGATCGGTGGACCGCCGACAGTGCTCGGTTGGTGATCCCGGCCGCGACAAAGATCCAGTGGAACGGCTGATCATCCGGCCGCGTCCTTTCGATATGAATCTGATCGGTGCTTGGCGGCGCCGGCTCCGCGAGCGCGAGCTGTTGTACGGTCCGAAGGTCCTGCTCCCGGGTGGACCGGAGCAGTGGATCGAGGACACGCTGGACTGGCTGATCGGCCAGTTCGGGACCGAGCCGCTGCGTCGCCCGCCGGTACTGCCGACCGCCTTCGTGCCCAAGGAATACGACGGTTCGGAGCGGGCGGCCTGGGAGTTGTGCGTCCGGGTGTGCGCCTGGATGGAGGTGCCCGACGACCGAATCCGGTTCAGCTTCCGGATGGAGGAGGTCCGCGCGGCCGCCCGCAGCGCGGCCGTGCACCGCTTCACCGCCGAGCAGCCGCGCGAGCTGGTCGCGCTGTCGGGGCTGCAGGCAACGATGACGCCGGCCGAGGTCGCGGCCCTCGTGGCCGAGGGCTTCGACGCCGAGATCGCGGTACTGACCGAACGTGAGCTGGACGCCGAGCTGCGGCGGACCACGGCGATCGCCCAGGAGACCGATCCGAACCGGCGCGCCGACCTGTACGCACGCGCCGAAGCAGTGTGGTCCGCGCCCGCGGGCTCGGGGTCGCGGGCGTGCTGGATCGACCTGCGTACCGGCGGCCGCGAGGGCACCGCGGTGATGCTGTCGGCAACCACTCTCGCCGAGCCCGCCGCGGTGGTGGCGGCAGTCGCGCACGAGCTGGGCCACGAGGTGCTCTGGGGATACCACCTGATCGACCGGCAGCGGCCGGACGCGGAGGCGGTCAGCGACCTGTTCGCGGTCTTCCACGGCTTCGGCGTTTTCCTTGCCAACCAGGCGGTCGAGCGCGTGCCGGGGAAGCGCTCGATGCTGCAGAGCCTTGGCTACCTGGGGGAGCGCGGCGCGTCCGACGCACTGGCCGCGTACTGCTTCCGCCGGCATGGACTGTGGGCGGAGTCGCTGCTGCCGGTGCTCCCGACCGAGCTCGACCGGGCGGTACGGATCCGTACCTTCGCGCGGCTCGCGACGCTGGTGAAGAACGCCGAGATCTCGTCCATCCAGGAGGGCGCGCCGCTGAGGTGAACCCGACGACGGCCGGACCTGGCAGGATCTGGCGAGTGAGGATCGCGATGGTGCGGAACAACCAGCAGATTCGGTCCTTGAAGGCGCCACGCGAACGGCTTCCCGGCGGCAGCCGCCGGTGGATTCGCGCGTCGATGGACTGGCTGGTGGCGGAGTTCGGCCGGGACGTACCGCATCGCCCGATTGCCGTGCCCGCGGACCTGATCCCGGTCGCGTACGACGGTAGCCACGCGGCCGCGACCGAGCTGTGCGGACGGGTCGACGGGCGAATGGACCTCCGGCCAGGTCAGTGCGGCCTCAGCTTCGAGCTCGATTGCGTACGCCGGCCGGGCGGCGGGACCGTCAAGGAACAGTCCGGCCGCTGGATGCGCGGAACCGAACAGAACCTGATCCAGCTCGCGCCGGCACTGCCCGCCGACCCGGTCGCGCTGATCGCGATCTACGCGCACGAGGTGGGTCACGAGCTGTTGCTGGGCAGCGGACGGATCACGCCGGCCGCCCGCCCGGATCACGAGTCGCTGACCGACCTGCTCACCGTCTTCTACGGCCTCGGCATCTTCACCGCGAACGCCGCGTACGAACGCCGCCCGCGCCCGAACGGTCGCGGCAAACAACCACTCGCCCGCGGGTACCTGCGGGAAGCCGCGCTGTCCGAGGCGCTCGCGTACTACGCGATGCTCCGCGGCGAACGGCATCCGGAGTGGGAGCGGCACCTGGACGCGCCCGTACGCCGCGGCATGCGCAACCAGCTGGCGGTGCTGCACCGGTAAGACTCGCTACACCGTCAAGAGTCGCTACACCGTCAAGAGTCGCTACACCGTTAGGAGTCGTCGCAGCCACCACACGCCGCCGCGGTACATCGACTCCTTGCTCGGTCCGGTCAAGTAGTCGGGCAGGTGCAGGTACGTCATCACCTGGTACAACGCCCCGAGCTCCTCGGCGAGTTCAAGCGCGCGCCGCAGCGCGGCCGGGTCGGCGTATTCCTCCCACTCGCTCAAGTACGCGTCCCGCACTTCCGGTTCGCGGGACAGCGGCGAGCGCTCCTCGACGAAGGTCACCAGGTCCAGGAACGGATGCGCCAGCGCGGCATCGGTCCAGTCGAAGGCGAGGACCCGGCCGTCCTTCACGGCGAGGTTGCGCGGGTGCAGATCGCCGTGCAGCAACGTCTCGGGTACGCCGATCGCGGCCAGCTCGTTGATTGCCTCGCGCAACTGTTTCGCGCGCTCCGGCAGCCGGTCCCGTTCGGCCGGTTCGAGCCGGTCGGTGAACGGGTTGGGGCCGAGCAGGCGGTCGACCTCGGCCGCGAGGACAGCCAGCCGCCGATCGGCGCAGGTGAACTCCAGCAGCCGCTCGGGCTGATCCGCGTAGCTTCGCTGTAACCGGGCATGGCGACGGACCGCATCGATCCAGACGCCGAGCTCGGTCTCGTCGGACAGCGGCGTACCGAGGTCGCGCAGCAACATCCACGCCCGCCGCTCGTCGATGGCGATCGGCGCTGGGACCGCATCCGGGCGATCGGCGGACGCGCGGTGCAGGAAGAGCGGCTCGTGCGCGAAGAGGAACGGCAGCGCGTCCGGCCGTACCGGCTTGATCGTGGTCGAGTGCGCGAGCGCTTTGAAGTACACGTCGCCGTCGGCGGTCGGGATGCGCAGGACGTTCGACAGACCCCAGGACTTGAGCTGCGACCACGGGCCGGTCGCTCGGACATGCTCGGCGATCCACCGCGGCGCCTCGTCGTACCACTCCGGATGCGTCCAGGCGGGCAGATCGGCCGAGCTGACCGGCCGGTCGTACACCCACGTCGCGTCGGCGGGTGGTTCGGTGATCGGGCTCATCAGGTACGTGGGCGGGTCGTCGGACAGACAGGTGAGGACGACGGCCTCGATGCCGTACGTGTCGCGGACCGCCTCCACCACCGGCGCGACATCCGGGAACCACGTACTCGACGGCGCGTCGACCTCCACCTCCAGCGTGAGGGTCGCTTGATCGCCCGGACGGACCACGACAGCCGTTACCTTCATGTCCTGCAGCGTATGTGCCGGGCACAACCGTATTTCGCACTAGGGTTACAGAGTGATCGAGGCCAGGGATGTGGTCCGGGCGGCCGAGCTGCTGCACGATGTGGTCGCGCCGACTCCGTTGGAGTACTCGCGGTGGCTGAGCGAGCTAGTCGGCGGTGACGTCTTCCTGAAGTGCGAGAACCTGCAGCGAACCGGGTCGTTCAAACTGCGTGGGGCGTACGTACGGATGGCGCGACTGTCCAAATCCGAGCGCGACCGTGGCGTCGTCGCGGCCAGCGCGGGCAACCACGCGCAGGGCGTCGCGCTGGCGGCGCAGTTGCTCGGGATCAAGTCGACCGTGTTCATGCCGAACGGCGCGCCGATCCCGAAGGAGAAGGCGACCCGCGCGTACGGCGCCGAGATCCGCTTCGTCGGTACGTCGATCGACGACTGCCTGACCGCGGCGCGGGCGTACGCGGCCGAAACCGGCGCGGTGCTGATCCACCCGTTCGACCACCCGGACATCGTCGCCGGCCAGGCGACCACCGGGCTGGAGATCGTCGAGCAGTGCCCGCAGGTGCGGACCGTCGTCGTACCGACCGGTGGTGGCGGCTTGCTCGCCGGGATCGCGACCGCGATGCAGCGGGACGGGATGCCGATCGAGGTCGTCGGCGTCCAGGCGGCCGGCGCGGCGGCGTACCCGGCGTCGCTGGCGGCGGGGGAGCCGGTGCAACTCGACCGGATGACCACGATGGCGGACGGGATCGCGGTCGGCCTGCCGGGGAAGGTGCCGTTCGAGACGATCCAGCAGTACGTCGGCGATGTCCGTACCGTCGGCGAGGACTCGTTGTCGAAGGCAGTCCTGCTGGTACTGGAACGCGCCAAGCTGGTGGTCGAGCCGGCCGGTGCGGCCGCGGTTGCTGCCGTACTGGATGAGCCGAAGCGGTTCAAACCGCCGGTGGTCGTGGTGCTGTCCGGTGGCAACATCGACCCGTTGCTGTTGATGCGGGTGATCCGGCACGGCATGGCGGCGGCCGGCCGGTACCTGTCGTTGCGAGTACGCATCCCGGACACGCCAGGCGGACTGGCCACGTTGCTGACCGAGCTGGCGGCACTGGACGCCAACCTGATCGAGGTCGTGCACGAGCGGATCTCAGAGACGCTCAGCCTGGAGGAGGTCGAGGTAGCGCTTCAGCTGGAGCTGCGCGGCGAGGAACACCGCCAACGCATCCTCACCGATCTCACCGCGAACGGCTACAGCTACACCCTCAACTGACCCAGCAGTGTCAGCCGGCCAGCCGCCTCAACTGACGCAGCAGGCTCAGCCGGGTTGGCGGCTTGACGATCAGGTCAGGCGAGTGGGCTCGCAGCTCTTCACCAGCGGTGCGTGCAGGCGCTGCGCGAGCACTTCGCGCTGCGTCGGCTGGGCTTCCTGCTGGCGGTGCAGTCCCTCGGCGGTCAGCCGTACGTTGACCGCGCGCCTGTCCTCCGGGCACATGTGCCGCTCGACCAGGCCGGCAGTCTCCAGCCGGCCGATCACGCGCGACAGCGCGCTCTGACTCAGGTGTACGGACTTGGCGATCGTTGCGACCTTGGCGGAGTGCTCCGGCAGCTCGGCGAGCCGCTCCAGCACCTCGTACTCACTCATGCCGAGCGAGTGACCGGCCTGCAGTGCCCGGTCAAGGGCGCAGGTGAGGTCCGCGTGGCGAGCCAGTAGCTCGCGCCATTCGCGCACATCGGCGGTGGTCTCACCAGGCCCACCGCTGACCTTCGTAGCGGTCATGTTCTGGACCATAGCATGCACACGCAATCAATGCAAACGCATTTAATGCCTAGACATTAGATGCATGCGCATGCAATAGTCTCTCCTCGTGACTACGCAAACCCCAACTCCAGCCGGTACTGCACCGGCCCGCATGACCTGGGATGCACGTCTCTGGGGCGCGCTTCTCGTCGTCTGCGGCGTGATCTTCCTCGACGGCCTGGACGTGTCCATGGTCGGCATGTCCCTGCCGTCCATCGGCGCCGACCTGGGCGTCTCCCTTTCTTCCCTGCAGTGGGTAGTGACCGGTTACGTACTCGGGTACGGCGGTCTGCTGCTGCTCGGCGGCCGGACCGCCGACCTGCTCGGCCGGCGCCGGGTGTTCCTGATCGCCCTGGGTGTCTTCGCCGTGGTCTCGATGCTGAGCTCGCTGGCGACCAACCCCGAACTGCTCATCGCCGCGCGGTTCGTGAAGGGCATCGCGGCCGCGTTCACCGCGCCGGCCGCGCTCTCCATCATCACCACCACCTTCCACGAGGGACCGGATCGCAACCGGGCACTCTCGATCTTCACCACCTGCGCCGCCAGCGGCTT
The genomic region above belongs to Kribbella solani and contains:
- a CDS encoding MerR family transcriptional regulator, with protein sequence MERTVSEVAKLAGVSVRTLRHYDAIGLLPPGRVATNGYRYYGRSELLRLQRILLLRELDVPLPAISRILDEQEDEVTALRGHREQLLAERKRLDTMLGSVERTIAGVSGDETVTDAEFFTGLTEARSRLHTELAERFGAEVVEGFERAVRETDGWTREDYEQLGDEGRRLLLRMAAARDRGVRPDSPEGLELIELHYQGVLELWPATPTTYYALGDLLVENADQRAIIETVDKDLPEWLAAGVRAYAVRRLGYAQNDKKTVRGGV
- a CDS encoding ABC transporter ATP-binding protein, encoding MSEQRESLVHVRGLRKSYGDFEAVRGIDLDVWRGEAFGFLGPNGAGKSSTMRMIGAVSPTSGGTLRILGLDPATDGPAIRGRLGVCPQEDTLDTELTVRENLTIYGRYFGLSRAECRNRADELLEFVALTEKAKVKVDELSGGMKRRLTIARSLVSKPDLLLLDEPTTGLDPQARHLLWDKLFRLKQAGVTLIITTHYMDEAEQLCDRLVVMDGGLIAAEGSPAELIRDYSTREVTELRFGPDVMLADHDALAGKVEDLAQRIEVLPDRLLLYTDDGERAVAAVHERGLQPAAVLVRRSTLEDVFLRLTGRTLVD
- a CDS encoding ABC transporter permease, translating into MAIALENGRRMFDYWLTVYKRTWKGSLISSFLLPMLYLAAMGIGLGSFVDSNGTGALGGVSYLQFIAPGLLASTALQIAVGEATYPVMSGLKWQKFYHSMIATPLRPADVVYGQLAFIAFRVFSSCTVFLVIIALFGGLKSPLGVLGLPIALLVGLAVAAPIAAYATTLENDSGFAIVFRFGVVPAFLFSGAFFPVSQLPDWIEWLAYVSPLWHAVDLARHLSLGTVNPWLALVNIVYLLAWLVAGTWLAVRGFTRKLIG
- a CDS encoding ABC transporter permease, giving the protein MATIAARVLPVPVRLGGGRHIVERNFLLYRRSWVVFLSGFFEPVFYLLSIGIGVAHLVGDFTLSDGTRIAYAAFVAPAMLASSAMNGAIFDSTYNIFFRMKYAKLYDSMLATPLRPWDVATGEVTWALLRGAIYSAMFVVVMLLMGLVKSWWALLALPASVLIGFAFAGAGMALTTFMRSWQDFEFVQLAIMPMFLFSATFYPVETYPGVIRWLVEITPLYQGVVLERAFTTGNVGWFLLVHAGYLAAMGAFGMYVASRRLGKLLLK
- a CDS encoding peroxidase family protein, whose protein sequence is MGTATSYSRAFALPPFAEHAPEVVAALLELGRANGPLDARDDLTMDPGLLAAEPGGGAQDTVSAFFGQFVSHDLSLDPRTRLARPADPFLTTNHRTPWLDLDSVYAAGPPALHFDPKDPALLIVGSNGQYEDVPRAPDGTTMTFDLRNDDTLMLSALHAAFLRFHNHVVERLRASGVTSFAAYRREVVWHYQWIIRHEYLAGLVEPGTCERATGLAPPGTGLPGTGLPGTGLPVELQIALRFGHAQLRPAYQVNNKLTAYLFSPDNPDLRGGCPGPDRYVDWRELLATNARPIRRSVCTPLFRLPRHANPAGDLPVSLPQRDLLRHLTWQIPSGQAIATALGIPVLAAADLAELQPYGLDRSTPLWYYLLAEAEVVTAGATLGPLGSRLLAETMLGPLADPSHAAPADWRPTLPSATPNHFTLADLFALAGVLDR
- a CDS encoding bacteriocin fulvocin C-related protein, with translation MPEASKPRAQLDRKQFLRLGLGAGVAAGIVLTGKLPAFATGTTSDVQAWVDARQGRLPQTYDEITRLPMAYRRAVFTQLSLPVRQELWLEQLRRHRATGPALVGKQAAVLDEFEAFVRRGFEHSGAEFGTRERFDELVRSAYRREDAQALFGTLGPVENAGMAPADSCACSTWDDWCGDFCAFRKYNCTRTSYGCGGGWSFHCDGYCN
- a CDS encoding aminoglycoside phosphotransferase family protein, encoding MKVTAVVVRPGDQATLTLEVEVDAPSSTWFPDVAPVVEAVRDTYGIEAVVLTCLSDDPPTYLMSPITEPPADATWVYDRPVSSADLPAWTHPEWYDEAPRWIAEHVRATGPWSQLKSWGLSNVLRIPTADGDVYFKALAHSTTIKPVRPDALPFLFAHEPLFLHRASADRPDAVPAPIAIDERRAWMLLRDLGTPLSDETELGVWIDAVRRHARLQRSYADQPERLLEFTCADRRLAVLAAEVDRLLGPNPFTDRLEPAERDRLPERAKQLREAINELAAIGVPETLLHGDLHPRNLAVKDGRVLAFDWTDAALAHPFLDLVTFVEERSPLSREPEVRDAYLSEWEEYADPAALRRALELAEELGALYQVMTYLHLPDYLTGPSKESMYRGGVWWLRRLLTV
- the ilvA gene encoding threonine ammonia-lyase, with protein sequence MIEARDVVRAAELLHDVVAPTPLEYSRWLSELVGGDVFLKCENLQRTGSFKLRGAYVRMARLSKSERDRGVVAASAGNHAQGVALAAQLLGIKSTVFMPNGAPIPKEKATRAYGAEIRFVGTSIDDCLTAARAYAAETGAVLIHPFDHPDIVAGQATTGLEIVEQCPQVRTVVVPTGGGGLLAGIATAMQRDGMPIEVVGVQAAGAAAYPASLAAGEPVQLDRMTTMADGIAVGLPGKVPFETIQQYVGDVRTVGEDSLSKAVLLVLERAKLVVEPAGAAAVAAVLDEPKRFKPPVVVVLSGGNIDPLLLMRVIRHGMAAAGRYLSLRVRIPDTPGGLATLLTELAALDANLIEVVHERISETLSLEEVEVALQLELRGEEHRQRILTDLTANGYSYTLN
- a CDS encoding MarR family winged helix-turn-helix transcriptional regulator; amino-acid sequence: MTATKVSGGPGETTADVREWRELLARHADLTCALDRALQAGHSLGMSEYEVLERLAELPEHSAKVATIAKSVHLSQSALSRVIGRLETAGLVERHMCPEDRRAVNVRLTAEGLHRQQEAQPTQREVLAQRLHAPLVKSCEPTRLT